In the genome of Chryseobacterium arthrosphaerae, one region contains:
- a CDS encoding outer membrane beta-barrel family protein gives MKIILFPIAIVTGSLAFAQTQAAKDTVKTNAKEIEGVTLVARKPTVESKVDRTVFNVANSSIVAGNTTWDVLRMTPLVSIDNNDAVKAEGQTVTVYINDRKSVFTGKELKEYLKTIPADNLMKIEVITSPSSRYETSGSVINIVLKKRDDEGLKGSISLNNRQSTKNSQYTNFNLNYHKKKFTQTFIGSYSDGYYVQKNETTDTRYENNRVTQLSMHNEMKNESPSLSSTSEFEINEKNNIGIVLEYSQNRSLSFAESNGTQSTNGMLDDAYRQLQNTWGFSRNLGTNAFYKYYDKEKSKILDINIGTNYSSYNNDNLINKQGAKNQELGIINRNEMHNYYLKVDYTQPLGKSGGTFEVGGKMDFNNHVIPNNLYGFSLNDPGSEFYSLFRNDTFHYEDNLSSLYANYSKTFFKKLEARVGLRYEYIDYKVRQDVAGTERRDSYGSFLPNLLLKYNFSEKYDVSLTYNRSIWRPWYEEFNPFLVPEINGTYSRGNLYLNPNPNDRLYLKFGILKKYFLSVRYMHTNQDYWTTYVSENGRTVSLPGNFDGKVEKYYLFANTNQNFLKNKLNVNVGFGWYYINNKDFNEKNKLGAKDYINYWGGSLNASYTNLFNKNINLSVWMEIANQNNGNTYANNTNVFHNISMTKIFPKAQMELSMQLMNIFKRPYADNTTYSPDGTFRQYSKWDWYGVSLTFVKRFGNQKVKENTKTDVEKNGGGGK, from the coding sequence ATGAAAATAATCTTATTTCCCATAGCAATCGTAACGGGTTCTTTAGCTTTCGCCCAGACACAGGCTGCGAAAGATACCGTAAAGACCAATGCAAAGGAGATAGAAGGGGTAACTCTTGTTGCAAGAAAGCCTACCGTAGAATCTAAAGTAGACAGAACCGTTTTTAATGTAGCCAATAGTTCTATTGTGGCTGGTAATACCACCTGGGATGTTCTCAGAATGACCCCGCTGGTGAGCATTGATAATAATGACGCCGTAAAAGCGGAAGGGCAGACGGTTACTGTATACATCAACGACAGGAAATCTGTTTTTACAGGAAAAGAGCTGAAAGAATACCTGAAAACCATTCCTGCAGATAACCTGATGAAGATTGAAGTGATCACCAGCCCGTCTTCACGCTATGAAACTTCCGGATCTGTGATCAATATCGTATTGAAAAAAAGAGATGATGAAGGATTAAAAGGCAGTATTTCCCTGAATAACAGACAAAGTACCAAAAACTCACAATACACCAATTTTAACCTGAATTACCATAAGAAAAAATTTACCCAGACGTTTATTGGAAGTTACAGTGACGGGTATTATGTGCAAAAGAATGAAACCACAGACACCCGCTATGAAAATAACAGGGTCACCCAGCTCAGCATGCATAATGAGATGAAAAATGAAAGTCCTTCCCTTTCCTCTACTTCAGAATTTGAGATCAATGAGAAGAACAATATCGGAATTGTGCTGGAATACTCCCAGAACAGAAGCTTATCTTTTGCAGAATCAAACGGAACGCAGTCAACGAACGGCATGCTGGATGACGCTTACCGCCAGCTCCAGAATACCTGGGGATTCAGCCGTAATTTAGGAACAAATGCTTTTTATAAGTATTATGATAAAGAAAAGAGTAAAATTCTGGACATCAATATCGGAACAAATTATTCAAGTTATAATAATGATAATCTGATTAATAAGCAAGGAGCTAAAAACCAGGAGCTGGGAATTATCAACAGAAACGAAATGCATAATTATTACCTGAAAGTAGACTATACGCAGCCGCTGGGTAAATCCGGCGGAACTTTTGAAGTAGGAGGTAAAATGGATTTTAATAATCATGTCATTCCGAACAACCTTTACGGATTCAGTTTAAACGATCCCGGTTCAGAGTTTTACAGCCTGTTCAGAAATGACACCTTCCATTATGAAGATAATCTGAGCTCTTTATATGCGAACTACAGCAAAACGTTTTTCAAGAAACTGGAAGCAAGAGTAGGGCTTCGATATGAGTACATCGACTATAAAGTAAGACAGGATGTGGCAGGCACCGAACGGAGAGATTCCTATGGCAGCTTCCTTCCCAATCTATTGCTGAAATACAACTTTTCAGAGAAGTACGACGTGAGTCTTACCTATAACCGAAGTATCTGGAGACCGTGGTATGAGGAATTCAACCCTTTCCTTGTTCCTGAAATCAACGGGACCTATTCCAGAGGAAATTTATACCTGAATCCCAATCCTAATGACCGTCTTTACCTGAAATTCGGAATTTTGAAAAAGTACTTCCTTTCCGTAAGATACATGCACACCAACCAGGATTACTGGACTACCTATGTATCGGAAAACGGAAGAACTGTTTCCCTGCCGGGTAACTTCGACGGGAAGGTAGAAAAGTATTATCTTTTTGCCAATACCAACCAGAATTTTCTGAAAAATAAGCTGAATGTGAATGTAGGATTTGGCTGGTACTATATCAATAATAAAGATTTTAATGAAAAGAATAAATTAGGAGCCAAAGATTATATCAACTATTGGGGCGGATCTCTTAATGCTTCCTACACCAATCTTTTCAACAAGAATATTAACCTGAGTGTATGGATGGAAATTGCGAATCAGAATAACGGGAATACTTATGCCAACAATACGAATGTGTTCCACAATATTTCTATGACCAAAATTTTCCCTAAAGCCCAGATGGAGCTAAGTATGCAGCTGATGAATATTTTCAAAAGACCTTATGCCGATAATACGACTTACAGCCCTGACGGAACCTTCAGACAGTACTCGAAATGGGACTGGTACGGAGTTTCTCTTACTTTTGTAAAACGTTTCGGAAACCAGAAAGTCAAAGAAAATACCAAAACTGACGTGGAGAAAAACGGCGGTGGCGGAAAATAA
- a CDS encoding DUF2652 domain-containing protein: MKTNIQEGIILIPDFSGFTEFVFNTKLYTGEYIVRQLLSTLIDVNDQYFEISEIEGDAILFYRYDESPSYKSISKMLWNMRSAFNRKIEELSKSLSTTIDLSLKFIVHYGSFSQYNIGNFRKLYGKTIVEAHQLLKNGVAEQPSYALYSNSFLENSKNQEPECNNGQHHLPEVGVIHYFETLN; the protein is encoded by the coding sequence ATGAAGACAAATATACAAGAGGGGATCATTCTTATTCCGGATTTCAGCGGATTTACCGAATTTGTGTTCAATACAAAACTGTACACCGGGGAATATATCGTAAGGCAGCTGCTGTCTACCCTGATTGATGTGAATGATCAGTATTTCGAGATTTCCGAGATTGAGGGAGATGCCATTTTATTTTACCGTTATGATGAAAGCCCGTCTTACAAAAGCATCTCAAAGATGCTCTGGAACATGAGAAGTGCTTTCAACAGAAAGATTGAAGAGCTCAGTAAGAGCTTAAGCACCACCATTGACCTGTCCCTCAAATTTATTGTTCATTATGGATCCTTTTCACAGTATAACATCGGGAATTTCAGAAAACTATATGGAAAAACGATTGTGGAAGCTCACCAGCTTTTGAAAAACGGTGTGGCAGAACAGCCTTCCTATGCCCTTTACAGTAATTCTTTTCTGGAAAACAGTAAGAATCAGGAACCTGAATGTAACAATGGTCAGCACCACCTGCCTGAAGTAGGGGTTATCCATTATTTTGAAACTTTAAACTAG
- a CDS encoding efflux transporter outer membrane subunit has translation MKIKNIAYIAFISGTAISCKVQKYEQPEVKMPEAFRGDSIVADPHENIAKISYKDFFKDPVLVGLIDKAMVQNNDLLVALKQIEFASLAYTQSKWGNVPVINAAANANISRPSDNSMNGMMAGQFMGKRYMEDYTASVNISWEADIWGKIRGRKEQALADYLKTQEAAKAVKTQLVAAVVQGYYNLLMLDTQLEITKSNLIYADNTLKFLTKQQELGLTTALAVQQQEIVKDQILKTIPAIESSVATQENALSLLTGSMPGKIERNAGLDNVQSPDQIGTGIPSELLSYRPDIKTAELEVRKSAAAIHIAKVNMYPSLNITAQGGVNAFQISKWFSIPGSLFGMAAGAIAQPILNGKQLKTQYEQSKVLADQAEIGFKQSVLKAVGEVSDALVQIQKLEEQQKIAEGLAVKSGEAVQKADLLFKYNSVTYVEVIIAQTNKLQAELELASLKAQRLNAITALYRSVGGGWQ, from the coding sequence ATGAAAATTAAAAATATAGCATATATCGCATTCATTTCAGGAACGGCTATTTCGTGTAAAGTTCAGAAATATGAACAGCCTGAAGTGAAAATGCCTGAAGCCTTCAGAGGCGACAGTATTGTTGCGGATCCTCATGAAAATATTGCAAAGATCAGTTATAAAGACTTTTTCAAAGATCCGGTTCTGGTAGGTCTGATCGATAAAGCCATGGTGCAGAACAATGATCTTCTGGTGGCTTTGAAACAGATAGAATTTGCCTCTCTGGCCTATACCCAGAGTAAATGGGGAAATGTTCCCGTCATCAATGCTGCCGCCAATGCCAATATCAGCCGCCCGTCGGATAACAGTATGAACGGAATGATGGCCGGCCAGTTTATGGGAAAGAGGTATATGGAAGATTATACAGCGTCTGTCAATATTTCGTGGGAAGCGGATATCTGGGGAAAGATCAGAGGAAGGAAAGAGCAGGCCCTGGCCGATTATCTTAAAACCCAGGAAGCGGCAAAGGCGGTAAAAACCCAGTTGGTGGCTGCAGTTGTGCAAGGGTATTATAACCTGCTGATGCTGGACACACAGCTGGAGATTACAAAATCCAATTTAATCTACGCTGATAACACCCTGAAATTTCTGACAAAACAACAGGAACTGGGATTGACAACTGCTCTGGCGGTACAGCAGCAGGAAATTGTGAAGGATCAGATTCTGAAAACAATTCCGGCAATTGAAAGTTCGGTTGCCACTCAGGAAAATGCTTTGAGCCTGCTGACCGGTTCCATGCCCGGGAAGATTGAAAGAAATGCGGGTCTGGATAATGTGCAGTCTCCGGATCAGATAGGAACAGGTATTCCTTCAGAATTGCTGAGCTACAGACCGGATATCAAAACGGCAGAACTTGAAGTAAGAAAAAGTGCCGCAGCGATCCATATAGCAAAAGTAAATATGTATCCTTCATTGAATATTACGGCACAGGGTGGGGTAAATGCTTTCCAGATCAGCAAATGGTTCAGTATTCCCGGATCTCTTTTCGGGATGGCTGCCGGCGCTATTGCACAGCCTATTCTGAACGGGAAACAGCTGAAAACACAGTACGAACAGTCTAAAGTACTTGCTGATCAGGCTGAAATCGGTTTTAAACAATCTGTTTTAAAAGCCGTGGGGGAAGTATCTGATGCACTGGTGCAGATCCAGAAGCTGGAAGAACAGCAGAAAATTGCTGAAGGACTGGCCGTGAAATCCGGTGAAGCTGTACAGAAAGCTGATCTTTTATTTAAATATAACTCAGTAACTTATGTGGAAGTTATTATAGCTCAGACCAATAAACTCCAGGCAGAGCTGGAACTGGCCTCCCTGAAAGCCCAAAGACTGAATGCTATAACAGCCCTGTACCGTTCTGTAGGCGGCGGATGGCAATAA
- a CDS encoding efflux RND transporter permease subunit has product MLKKIIKRPVLATVISVLLVILGIVGMVSLPITKFPDIAPPTVMVTAAYPGANAETIARSVAPPLENAINGVENMDYITSTASNDGTLSITVIFKLGTDPDQAAINVQNRVAQVTNQLPAEVIQAGITTVKRQNSMIAMVSLTSKDGSMDDLFLENYAKINIVPELKRVKGVGDAMVYGNKDYSMRIWLDPNKLTSYNLTPSDVSRAIQTQNLEAAPGRLGERSKEVMEYVLRYKGKFTEPQQYENITVKALSDGSVLKLKDIARVEFGAYSYTVSSNFNKKPSVTMAIFQMAGSNANEVQIALQERMKELEKSFPAGMDYEIPYATKEALDQSIEQVIHTLIEAFILVFIVVYIFLQDFRSTLIPAIAVPVSIVGTFFFMKVFGFSINILTLFALVLAIGIVVDDAIVVVEAVHAKMEHKKLNPRAATMSAMSEITGAIVSITLIMSAVFVPVAFMSGSTGLFYQQFALTLAIAIVISAINALTLSPALCALFLKQHHGGTHEKMNFKDRFFAGFNASFNKLTFRYGKAVLFLLKRKWIALVIIVAFGGLFAWMSMTTPKGFIPDEDQSFIIVTANLAPGASKDRTSKVVSDTEDLLMKNPAVEKVISVDGLNLFSGSMSSSAASIFVKLKKSGERGAVNNINEIIGQTQGMLSQDKRANFLVINTPTVDGFGNTSGMELVLQDRTNGELQNLGNISYGMMGALMQRPEVAVAFTTFDVTYPQFEVLVDEVKSAQLGVNVSDVLGVMQGYYGSIQASDFNRFGKYYRVLVQSTPEARQDKESLNGIFVKNNLGQMVPVNTLVSLKQVTGAEVVDRFNLFNSSNLTVMAAPGYSTGQAMAAVEEVSKQVLPPGYTFDYKGMSREEAGSSSQSVMIFGLCIVFVFFLLSAQYESYILPLAVLIAIPVGLSGVFVGITFADLSNNIYVQIALVMLIGLLAKNGILIVEFAIQRRRAGKSLIASAVEGAKARLRPILMTSLAFITGLIPLIFVVGPSALGNHSIGYAAISGMLFGTILGIFVVPVLFVVFQALHERINGRVVTDADWEY; this is encoded by the coding sequence ATGTTAAAGAAAATTATAAAAAGACCCGTACTGGCAACGGTTATTTCCGTATTGCTTGTTATTCTGGGGATTGTAGGGATGGTAAGCCTTCCGATTACCAAATTTCCGGATATTGCACCGCCTACCGTTATGGTAACTGCTGCCTATCCTGGAGCCAATGCAGAGACCATTGCCAGATCGGTAGCTCCGCCGCTGGAAAATGCGATCAATGGCGTAGAAAATATGGATTATATTACCTCTACAGCAAGTAATGACGGAACGCTGAGTATCACTGTTATCTTTAAGCTGGGAACGGATCCGGACCAGGCAGCGATTAACGTTCAGAACAGGGTAGCGCAGGTGACAAACCAGCTTCCTGCTGAGGTAATCCAGGCCGGAATTACGACGGTAAAAAGACAGAACAGTATGATTGCAATGGTTTCCCTGACGAGTAAAGACGGCTCAATGGACGATCTTTTCCTTGAAAACTATGCAAAGATCAATATCGTGCCGGAACTCAAAAGGGTAAAAGGAGTGGGAGATGCCATGGTATATGGTAATAAAGATTACTCTATGCGTATATGGCTTGATCCGAATAAACTGACCTCATATAATCTTACTCCGTCTGATGTTTCCCGTGCCATCCAGACCCAGAATCTTGAAGCGGCTCCGGGAAGATTGGGAGAAAGAAGTAAGGAAGTGATGGAATATGTGCTCCGTTACAAAGGGAAATTCACCGAACCTCAACAGTATGAGAATATTACCGTCAAAGCTTTGAGCGATGGCTCTGTTTTGAAATTAAAAGATATTGCCCGGGTAGAGTTCGGAGCTTACAGCTATACGGTTTCTTCCAATTTTAATAAAAAACCTTCCGTAACGATGGCGATCTTCCAGATGGCGGGATCAAACGCCAATGAAGTACAGATTGCCCTTCAGGAAAGAATGAAAGAACTCGAAAAATCCTTCCCGGCCGGAATGGATTATGAAATTCCCTATGCCACAAAAGAAGCACTGGACCAGTCAATTGAGCAGGTAATTCATACATTGATAGAAGCATTTATACTCGTATTTATTGTAGTGTATATTTTCCTGCAGGATTTCCGTTCAACGCTGATTCCGGCAATTGCAGTTCCGGTATCTATCGTAGGAACCTTCTTCTTTATGAAGGTCTTCGGGTTCTCTATCAATATTCTGACGTTGTTTGCACTTGTACTGGCCATTGGTATCGTTGTAGATGATGCGATTGTGGTGGTAGAAGCCGTGCACGCTAAAATGGAACACAAAAAACTGAATCCTAGAGCCGCTACCATGTCTGCCATGAGCGAGATTACGGGAGCTATTGTTTCTATTACGCTGATCATGTCTGCGGTCTTTGTTCCCGTAGCATTTATGAGCGGTTCTACAGGTCTGTTTTATCAGCAGTTTGCCCTTACGCTGGCCATTGCCATTGTTATTTCAGCGATCAATGCATTGACACTGAGTCCTGCATTATGTGCTTTGTTCCTGAAACAGCATCATGGGGGGACTCATGAAAAAATGAATTTTAAGGATCGTTTCTTCGCCGGATTTAACGCAAGCTTTAATAAACTGACCTTCCGTTATGGAAAAGCAGTATTATTCCTTTTAAAAAGAAAATGGATAGCGCTGGTGATCATTGTGGCATTCGGAGGATTGTTTGCTTGGATGTCGATGACCACCCCTAAAGGATTTATTCCCGATGAAGACCAGAGTTTCATTATTGTAACAGCCAATCTGGCTCCGGGAGCCTCCAAGGACAGAACTTCAAAAGTAGTTTCCGACACGGAAGATCTGCTGATGAAGAATCCTGCAGTAGAGAAAGTGATTTCTGTGGACGGATTAAACCTCTTCAGCGGGTCTATGTCATCTTCGGCAGCTTCTATTTTTGTTAAATTAAAAAAATCAGGTGAAAGAGGGGCCGTGAACAATATTAATGAGATCATCGGCCAGACCCAGGGAATGCTTTCCCAGGATAAAAGAGCGAATTTCCTGGTAATTAATACGCCAACGGTAGACGGTTTCGGAAATACAAGCGGAATGGAACTGGTGCTTCAGGACCGTACAAACGGAGAGCTTCAGAATCTGGGAAATATTTCCTACGGAATGATGGGAGCACTGATGCAGAGACCTGAAGTGGCGGTGGCATTTACTACGTTTGATGTTACATATCCGCAGTTTGAAGTGCTTGTAGATGAAGTGAAATCTGCCCAGCTGGGGGTAAATGTTTCAGATGTTTTGGGTGTGATGCAGGGATATTACGGAAGTATTCAGGCTTCGGATTTCAACAGGTTCGGAAAATATTACAGGGTACTTGTACAATCTACTCCGGAGGCAAGGCAGGATAAAGAATCTCTGAACGGAATTTTCGTGAAAAATAATTTAGGACAAATGGTGCCCGTCAATACACTGGTAAGTTTAAAGCAGGTTACCGGTGCCGAGGTGGTAGACCGTTTTAATCTGTTCAATTCATCCAACTTGACCGTAATGGCTGCTCCGGGATACAGTACGGGACAGGCGATGGCTGCCGTTGAAGAAGTAAGCAAGCAGGTACTTCCTCCGGGATATACCTTTGATTATAAAGGAATGAGCCGTGAAGAGGCAGGTTCCAGCTCTCAGTCAGTGATGATCTTCGGGCTTTGTATCGTGTTTGTATTCTTCCTGCTGTCTGCGCAATATGAAAGCTATATCCTTCCTTTGGCTGTATTGATCGCCATTCCGGTAGGTTTGTCGGGAGTGTTTGTCGGGATTACATTTGCCGATCTCTCCAATAATATTTATGTACAGATTGCTTTGGTGATGCTGATCGGATTACTGGCGAAGAACGGTATTCTGATCGTGGAGTTTGCCATCCAGAGACGCAGGGCGGGGAAAAGTCTTATTGCTTCTGCCGTGGAAGGTGCGAAAGCACGTTTGCGTCCTATTCTGATGACCTCTCTGGCCTTTATTACCGGGCTGATTCCGTTGATATTTGTAGTAGGTCCGTCAGCGTTGGGTAACCATTCTATCGGATATGCAGCTATTTCAGGAATGCTTTTCGGAACGATCCTGGGGATTTTTGTGGTTCCGGTTCTCTTTGTGGTGTTCCAGGCTTTACATGAAAGAATCAACGGAAGGGTAGTAACGGATGCGGACTGGGAATATTAA
- a CDS encoding efflux RND transporter periplasmic adaptor subunit encodes MQRFFIQKSTILFLSLIVVAGCGKKNQDQSYQQQAPELPVATVKQGDASVSREYAASVEGISNVEIRPQVTGYLSRIFVDEGDFVRAGQVLFKIEDQVFREQLKSAQAALITAQANLSTAKIDLERKKELFRNKMVSEIQVKEAEAAYNAARGAVSQSASSIESAKINLNFSTIKAPVSGFIGRFNYRLGSLMTPGNQEPITLLSDIHQVYTYFSLSENDFNNFQKQYTGSSIDEVIKNTPAVSLLLSGGEKYDEKGRIDAVEGQFNKTTGSITLRAKFNNPKNILRSGNTGKVILDQFYSNVVLLPVASTRTIQDKVFVFSVQGGKAAMLPIEVDGKAGDHFIVSKGLKAGDEYIVSGFDRLQPGTPVVAQKKNAQQKKS; translated from the coding sequence ATGCAAAGATTTTTTATTCAGAAATCAACCATACTTTTCCTCTCGCTGATCGTTGTAGCGGGGTGTGGGAAAAAAAATCAAGACCAGTCTTATCAACAGCAGGCACCGGAACTTCCTGTAGCAACAGTGAAGCAGGGTGACGCTTCTGTTTCCAGAGAATATGCCGCATCAGTAGAAGGGATTTCCAATGTGGAGATCAGACCTCAGGTAACAGGCTATTTAAGCAGAATTTTTGTAGATGAAGGAGATTTTGTAAGAGCAGGGCAGGTCCTGTTTAAAATTGAAGACCAGGTCTTCCGGGAGCAGCTGAAAAGTGCTCAGGCAGCTCTGATTACCGCTCAGGCTAACCTTTCAACCGCTAAAATTGATCTTGAGAGAAAGAAAGAACTGTTCAGAAATAAAATGGTTTCAGAAATTCAGGTGAAAGAAGCGGAAGCTGCTTATAATGCTGCGAGAGGAGCGGTAAGCCAGTCGGCTTCATCCATTGAATCGGCAAAGATCAATCTTAATTTTTCCACCATCAAGGCTCCCGTAAGCGGATTTATAGGCAGATTCAATTACCGTCTGGGAAGTCTGATGACGCCGGGCAATCAGGAGCCGATCACATTACTGTCAGACATCCATCAGGTGTATACTTACTTCAGCCTGAGTGAAAATGATTTTAATAATTTCCAAAAACAATATACAGGAAGCAGCATTGATGAGGTGATCAAAAATACCCCTGCGGTTTCCCTTCTGCTTTCAGGCGGAGAAAAGTATGATGAGAAAGGCAGAATAGATGCGGTGGAAGGACAATTTAATAAAACCACCGGATCCATTACGTTAAGAGCAAAATTCAACAATCCGAAGAATATACTGAGAAGCGGAAATACCGGTAAAGTAATACTGGATCAGTTTTACAGCAATGTTGTTTTACTTCCTGTGGCTTCTACCAGAACCATTCAGGATAAGGTCTTTGTGTTTTCTGTTCAAGGAGGAAAAGCTGCGATGCTACCGATAGAAGTAGATGGCAAAGCAGGTGATCATTTTATTGTATCCAAAGGGCTTAAGGCCGGTGACGAATACATTGTCAGCGGTTTCGACAGATTGCAGCCGGGAACTCCTGTAGTGGCACAAAAGAAAAATGCTCAACAGAAAAAATCGTAA